One genomic region from Quercus robur chromosome 4, dhQueRobu3.1, whole genome shotgun sequence encodes:
- the LOC126721648 gene encoding uncharacterized protein LOC126721648, with protein sequence MVANLGEDEQTQKGKEVGDQQKEQAEVEATKEDDHEEEEEEEDDDQEDDREEEEDDNEDKTTTEHLKSIPTPQKMDTNYGLYYCSRCNFAGHLDCATGEGNIEDINLLELKKEESVKSKAMLENVDSKLDQFVDSKICKVIKTTMGEDGTEIATEIKHFSHKHDLKLTDVVPNNKICNGLILNTLGHACHEHPLYLSVTNNGQKCSICGFEQYRVFHCTTCEFVLDFKCATLPQTAWYNQHEHPFTLRYTPEDDYDEYCCDICEEERDSKQWFYYCEDCSYLAHSNCIIGEAPNYKEHI encoded by the exons ATGGTAGCAAATTTAGGTGAAGATGAGCAGACCCAGAAAGGGAAAGAGGTTGGAGACCAACAAAAAGAACAAGCTGAGGTAGAGGCTACTAAAGAAGATGatcatgaagaagaagaagaagaagaagatgatgatcaGGAAGACGatcgggaagaagaagaagatgataatGAAGACAAGACTACTACTGAGCATCTCAAAAGCATTCCAACACCTCAAAAga TGGACACAAACTATGGCCTTTACTATTGCTCTAGATGCAATTTCGCTGGCCACCTCGATTGTGCTACTGGTGAGGGAAACATTGAGGACATAAATTTGCTGGAACTTAAAAAGGAGGAGTCCGTCAAGTCAAAAGCTATGCTAGAAAATGTAGATTCAAAGCTAGATCAATTTGTTGACTCAAAAATTTGCAAAGTCATAAAAACCACTATGGGGGAGGACGGAACTGAAATTGCCACGGAAATCAAACACTTTAGCCATAAGCATGACTTAAAGCTTACTGATGTGGTTCCAAATAACAAAATTTGCAACGG TTTGATCTTAAACACCCTTGGTCATGCCTGTCATGAGCATCCTCTTTACCTCTCCGTCACAAACAATGGACAAAAGTGTAGTATATGTGGTTTTGAACAATACCGAGTATTCCATTGTACCACTTGTGAATTTGTCCTAGACTTCAAATGTGCTACACTACCACAAACTGCATGGTACAACCAACATGAGCATCCCTTCACTCTCCGTTATACTCCTGAAGATGACTACGATGAATATTGCTGTGATATTTGTGAAGAAGAACGAGATTCCAAGCAATGGTTCTACTATTGTGAAGATTGCAGTTATCTTGCTCATTCCAATTGTATTATTGGGGAAGCACCAAATTACAAGGAACACATATAA